One stretch of Arachis hypogaea cultivar Tifrunner chromosome 20, arahy.Tifrunner.gnm2.J5K5, whole genome shotgun sequence DNA includes these proteins:
- the LOC112783648 gene encoding uncharacterized protein, whose translation MKGVGSHSNDWAYYPSPSSNLSAFAAPFSVNRFSPNDVVSALPFPDSAESALQPRSYGYDFFSNPIRELDSAPPPSKPYGYSVVDSSSSVRLPQFKSLGLATMDSFSYDQCSSNNGGEPSHVDSQFYYSSYVPSPIHDPAPSVVPNHWPALSSGFASLDGSTIADFAKNSPEVGFIGPSAGLWNQFAELNHGKGMHVGVGTSFSANQTNVAGSAVEERMNQGGQEGTDSVNGKVAQTTGWEKQSFPAASADHLGGKSCLWGSFKPMPVEVSGTSVMGSTSLPLETHGEAPVKAGDSGNLSRVSSYDKFSRQRCDRPLRVDTTSSSPIPGLVMDLKMNNDPTDGDLGNNNLYKVMEADQGLSSGTSGGFDLSHLRLHLERNEPFSSNNAMDKIDPRNVVDYIFKETNGVQDSHVDLDKLSLRLSANRDVNSIEKSFGSADRCNPAVDSPCWKGAPSGYFSCYETSETKPLEYVQKTEKFSGYVIQEPQNCLLDTDNNVKRSSKISNNNHDLNDFVHQEDIDLRKIPAFNFKYPNCNSYNATRNTSLQSEPSCNSEVKYLNGVTEVKEKNVPPVKPIHHRDSRTSWIDHSLVDENKLLYHKPETDGANAGNNMNETDVSAGSNVNDDLKCGIFQIPENTLSSTTVVDASKSLEKSAEKVSSPKLNVQTLVDTMHNMSELLLFHCLNDACELKEQDFSVLKVVISNLNACSLKNAEKITPLQEFPSPHPGTSRHARESCKIQQNASFVKHQVTQLVPEIPKVELENPLVEEAKNLHIKSGKLVQQLSRSISPRGDAEMKKEDEMTKALKKILSENLHDDDDDDEVESQTAVLYKNLWLEAEASLCSIHYKARYNQMKNEIKRLKQKDVGDQSNISQSFATHIDADANAKNMPASKSSIDMNKPNPLTPEGNTSQNLDSLVQNSNLSSTKKDVGNGEASVLARFHILRTRGDNSPSKGKDVQTHINFSQESPLLSKMKVDDHEASVMARFHILKSRVEDLSSSSKDTLLDGFADKGMDNTILDAKASGVKSLDVHVNPSIVYLSSYSAVDKSIPKELQLDLEDSEEIQPCENHKFDYNNQHPADGLASEWEHVSRLEGC comes from the exons TACGATTTCTTCTCCAACCCTATCAGAGAATTGGATTCCGCGCCTCCTCCTTCAAAACCTTATGGCTATTCCGTTGTTGATTCCTCTTCCAGTGTTCGATTGCCTCAATTTAAGTCTCTAGGTCTGGCTACTATGGACTCATTCTCTTATGATCAGTGTTCTTCCAATAATGGTGGAGAACCGAGCCATGTTGATTCTCAATTTTACTATTCTTCGTATGTTCCATCCCCAATTCATGATCCAGCTCCTTCTGTTGTACCTAATCATTGGCCTGCGTTATCATCCGGGTTTGCTTCCTTGGATGGCTCCACTATTGCTGATTTTGCTAAGAATTCACCTGAAGTAGGGTTTATTGGTCCAAGTGCTGGACTGTGGAATCAGTTTGCAGAGTTAAACCATGGTAAGGGAATGCATGTGGGTGTTGGGACCAGTTTCTCCGCAAATCAAACAAACGTTGCTGGTTCTGCTGTTGAAGAAAGGATGAACcaag GAGGTCAAGAAGGGACAGACTCTGTTAATGGCAAAGTTGCACAAACTACTGGTTGGGAAAAACAGAGCTTTCCTGCTGCAAGTGCTGATCATTTGGGTGGTAAATCTTGTTTGTGGGGAAGCTTCAAACCCATGCCAGTTGAGGTTTCAGGTACATCTGTTATGGGATCCACTTCATTACCTCTAGAAACACATGGTGAGGCTCCTGTGAAAGCTGGTGATTCAGGGAACTTGTCACGTGTTAGTTCTTATGACAAATTTTCCAGGCAGCGTTGTGATAGGCCATTACGAGTTGATACAACATCTTCGTCACCTATACCAGGGCTGGTCATGGATTTGAAAATGAACAATGATCCTACAGATGGAGACCTTGGAAACAATAATTTATATAAGGTAATGGAGGCTGATCAAGGACTTAGTTCTGGAACTTCAGGTGGCTTTGATTTAAGTCATCTCCGCCTGCATCTAGAAAGAAATGAACCATTCTCATCAAACAATGCTATGGACAAGATCGATCCAAGGAATGTTGTGGACTATATATTTAAAGAGACAAATGGAGTTCAAGATTCTCATGTGGATTTGGATAAATTGAGCTTGAGACTCAGTGCTAATCGGGATGTCAATTCCATTGAGAAATCTTTTGGCAGTGCAGATCGATGCAATCCTGCTGTAGACTCACCTTGCTGGAAGGGCGCCCCTTCCGGTTACTTTTCTTGTTATGAAACTTCTGAGACCAAGCCTTTGGAATATGTGCAGAAAACTGAGAAGTTCTCTGGTTATGTTATTCAAGAGCCTCAGAATTGTTTGCTTGACACCGACAATAATGTGAAAAGATCAAGTAAaatttcaaacaacaatcatgATCTAAATGATTTTGTCCATCAAGAAGATATAGATCTAAGGAAAATTCCGGCATTCAATTTTAAATATCCAAATTGCAATTCTTATAATGCAACGCGTAATACCTCTCTTCAGTCTGAGCCAAGCTGTAATTCTGAGGTTAAATACCTGAATGGCGTTACTGAAGTGAAGGAAAAAAATGTCCCACCAGTCAAGCCAATTCATCATCGTGATTCTAGAACCTCTTGGATAGATCATTCTCTTGTAGATGAAAACAAACTGCTGTATCATAAACCAGAGACTGATGGTGCTAATGCTGGAAACAATATGAATGAAACTGATGTGAGTGCTGGGAGCAATGTGAATGATGATTTGAAATGTGGTATATTTCAGATCCCAGAAAATACCTTGTCATCTACTACTGTAGTAGATGCATCTAAATCACTTGAAAAGTCTGCTGAGAAAGTATCAAGTCCAAAATTAAATGTCCAAACGCTGGTTGATACGATGCACAATATGTCAGAATTGCTTCTTTTTCATTGCTTGAATGATGCCTGTGAATTGAAAGAACAAGATTTCAGCGTACTAAAAGTTGTGATCAGTAATCTCAATGCATGTTCTTTAAAGAATGCTGAAAAAATTACCCCTTTGCAAGAATTTCCTTCACCACATCCCGGAACTTCCAGGCATGCCAGagaatcatgcaagattcaacaG AATGCAAGTTTTGTGAAGCACCAAGTAACCCAATTAGTACCAGAGATTCCTAAGGTTGAGCTTGAGAATCCACTTGTTGAAGAGGCAAAAAACCTGCATATCAAATCTGGAAAATTAGTCCAACAACTTTCAAGGTCCATTTCTCCAAGGGGTGATGCAGAAATGAAAAAAGAAGATGAAATGACTAAG GCTTTAAAGAAGATTCTTAGCGAGAAtctgcatgatgatgatgatgatgatgaagtggAGTCTCAAACTGCAGTGCTATATAAGAATCTATGGCTTGAAGCTGAAGCTTCGTTGTGTTCCATTCATTATAAAGCTCGCTACAATCAAATGAAGAATGAAATCAAGAGGCTCAAGCAAAAAG ACGTGGGAGATCAATCTAATATAAGCCAAAGTTTTGCAACACACATTGATGCAGATGCAAATGCAAAGAATATGCCTGCTTCAAAATCTTCTATTGACATGAACAAGCCTAATCCATTGACACCTGAGGGAAATACTAGTCAAAACCTGGATAGTCTTGTCCAGAATTCTAATCTTTCTAGCACAAAGAAAGATGTTGGGAATGGTGAAGCTTCTGTTTTGGCTAGATTTCACATTCTGAGAACTCGAGGCGACAATTCTCCATCCAAAGGAAAAGATGTTCAAACCCATATTAATTTTAGCCAAGAATCTCCTCTTCTAAGCAAAATGAAGGTGGATGATCATGAGGCATCTGTCATGGCAAGATTTCATATTCTTAAATCCCGTGTCGAAGATTTGAGTTCATCTTCAAAAGACACACTGTTAGATGGATTTGCTGACAAAGGAATGGATAACACAATACTTGACGCAAAGGCATCAGGAGTTAAGAGTTTAGATGTCCATGTAAATCCTTCCATTGTGTATCTCAGTTCTTACAGTGCTGTTGACAAGTCAATTCCAAAGGAGCTTCAACTCGATTTGGAGGACAGTGAAGAAATTCAGCCTTGCGAGAACCACAAGTTTGACTACAACAATCAGCATCCTGCCGATGGCTTAGCATCGGAATGGGAACATGTTTCTAGACTGGAAGGATGTTGA